One region of Stigmatella erecta genomic DNA includes:
- a CDS encoding CPXCG motif-containing cysteine-rich protein produces the protein MQPFADAQVLSCPYCGEEVEVQVDPAGPSSERYVEDCSVCCRPWAVSVTREGEDVWVSLGRDDD, from the coding sequence ATGCAGCCCTTCGCGGACGCCCAGGTGCTGAGCTGTCCCTACTGCGGCGAAGAGGTGGAGGTGCAGGTGGACCCGGCGGGGCCCTCCTCGGAGCGGTACGTGGAGGACTGCTCCGTGTGCTGCCGCCCCTGGGCCGTCTCCGTCACCCGCGAGGGGGAGGACGTCTGGGTGAGCCTGGGCCGGGATGATGATTGA
- a CDS encoding general secretion pathway protein GspE produces the protein MAAPQRNRIGELLIKARVIDELQLRSALAQHDQWGGRLSRVIADMGIANEETIINAICQGMGIQRMHLGNVTRDPGALAKVDVVMAEQKGIFPVALKDNGKTLVLAMADPTDLNTVDQVVAKSRTRVIVVIAGDKEIENAILRHYRGQEPNVSTRYTESDTAAPDSSGEEEFKVVDMSGKTVVKRIADIAPSQAAPSSGGGGASAGDLLDEILSGGAPSASLTPEEMQRLQAVQQNQEKSSKILRALLELLLEKGALSQKELASRMRS, from the coding sequence ATGGCCGCCCCTCAACGCAACCGCATTGGAGAACTCCTCATCAAGGCCCGCGTCATCGACGAGCTGCAGCTGCGCAGCGCGCTCGCCCAGCATGATCAATGGGGCGGCCGCCTGTCGCGCGTCATCGCGGACATGGGCATCGCCAACGAGGAGACCATCATCAACGCCATCTGCCAGGGCATGGGCATCCAGCGCATGCACCTGGGCAACGTCACGAGGGACCCGGGCGCCCTGGCCAAGGTGGACGTCGTCATGGCCGAGCAGAAGGGCATCTTCCCGGTCGCCCTCAAGGACAATGGCAAGACGCTCGTGCTCGCCATGGCCGATCCCACGGACCTGAACACGGTGGACCAGGTGGTGGCCAAGAGCCGCACCCGCGTCATCGTGGTCATTGCCGGCGACAAGGAGATCGAGAACGCCATCCTGCGCCACTACCGTGGCCAGGAGCCCAACGTCTCCACGCGCTACACCGAGAGCGACACGGCCGCCCCGGACAGCTCCGGCGAGGAGGAGTTCAAGGTCGTCGACATGAGCGGCAAGACGGTGGTGAAGCGCATCGCCGACATCGCCCCGTCCCAGGCCGCGCCCTCCTCCGGTGGAGGCGGCGCCAGTGCCGGGGATCTCCTCGATGAGATTCTCTCTGGCGGGGCCCCGTCCGCGAGCCTGACGCCCGAGGAGATGCAGCGGCTCCAGGCGGTGCAGCAGAACCAGGAGAAGAGCTCGAAGATCCTCCGGGCCCTGCTGGAGCTGCTCCTGGAGAAGGGCGCCCTCTCGCAGAAGGAGCTGGCGTCCCGGATGCGCTCCTGA
- a CDS encoding serine/threonine-protein kinase — MLKPAINRDIVSGEALFILRNLRENGRLGRSNKLADVKAALEPSVSLEFDSYFFFLRKFHYIAMDREAQLKLTEQGERVVSGELQDRFTLEVGEFFADQLAGEEESTMSVNPDDLGMLVPPPPPELTLDDSEVDRTGTPPPLPPLPAAVPLPPAAVPLPPARVSRTALPSVDAPLPSYSAPVAARSEPPVPEVRREVSPAPVVPPPATPVPAAFSSPMPSPASSSASPAAASKGAELDMRYQKFDPLGSGPLGTVFKGRFNALGLDVCIKELKDIFGYFSFLQRGEVLKRLKKELCAQAQVRHPSIVGILDQNVDSARPYFVLELMRTSLREKLEAGGGKGVAVSLGLRCFLQLAYGLRAAHAAGLHHHNLKPENVLFDGYGNARLADFGMGRVIEMDAAKGMPQFFMGTGGMVYMAPELIHRTKDPGASADVYGLGILLYEMFTGQIPGRRSPLPSEVNPEAPSGLDAIFDKMTQDKKEQRYPDIDAMLEDLYKAFPEREFLEKGDLVLSSEPHEA; from the coding sequence ATGCTCAAGCCCGCTATCAACCGCGACATCGTCAGCGGCGAAGCGCTGTTCATCCTTCGGAACCTGAGGGAAAACGGGCGCTTGGGACGCTCGAACAAGCTGGCCGATGTGAAGGCCGCGCTCGAACCGTCCGTCTCGCTCGAGTTCGACAGCTACTTCTTCTTCCTGCGCAAGTTTCACTACATCGCCATGGACCGCGAGGCCCAGCTCAAGCTCACTGAACAAGGGGAGCGGGTGGTGAGTGGGGAGCTGCAGGACCGGTTCACCCTGGAGGTGGGCGAGTTCTTCGCCGATCAGCTCGCGGGCGAAGAAGAGTCCACCATGTCCGTGAACCCCGACGACCTGGGGATGCTGGTGCCCCCGCCCCCGCCGGAGCTCACGCTGGATGACTCGGAGGTGGATCGCACCGGCACCCCGCCGCCGCTGCCGCCGCTGCCCGCCGCGGTGCCGCTGCCACCCGCCGCGGTGCCCTTGCCCCCGGCCCGGGTGTCGCGCACGGCGCTGCCCTCGGTGGATGCCCCCCTGCCGTCCTATTCCGCCCCGGTGGCCGCCCGCTCCGAGCCGCCCGTGCCGGAGGTCCGCCGGGAGGTGTCCCCGGCGCCCGTGGTCCCGCCTCCTGCCACCCCCGTCCCCGCCGCCTTCTCAAGCCCCATGCCCTCTCCTGCCTCGTCTTCCGCATCCCCAGCGGCCGCGTCCAAGGGCGCCGAGCTGGACATGCGCTACCAGAAGTTCGATCCCCTCGGCTCCGGCCCCCTGGGCACGGTCTTCAAGGGGCGCTTCAACGCGCTCGGGCTGGATGTCTGCATCAAGGAGCTGAAGGACATCTTCGGCTACTTCTCCTTCCTGCAGCGGGGGGAGGTGCTCAAGCGGCTGAAGAAGGAGCTGTGCGCCCAGGCCCAGGTGCGCCACCCCTCCATCGTGGGGATCCTCGATCAGAACGTGGACTCGGCCCGGCCCTACTTCGTCCTGGAGCTGATGCGCACCAGCCTCCGGGAGAAGCTGGAGGCGGGGGGCGGCAAGGGGGTGGCCGTGTCCCTGGGGCTGCGCTGCTTCCTGCAATTGGCCTATGGGCTGCGCGCTGCCCACGCCGCGGGACTGCACCACCACAACCTCAAGCCGGAGAACGTCCTGTTCGATGGCTACGGCAACGCGCGGCTGGCGGACTTCGGCATGGGGCGGGTCATCGAGATGGATGCCGCCAAGGGCATGCCCCAGTTCTTCATGGGCACCGGGGGCATGGTCTACATGGCGCCGGAGCTCATTCACCGCACCAAGGATCCGGGCGCCTCGGCGGACGTGTATGGGCTGGGCATCCTCCTGTACGAGATGTTCACCGGGCAGATTCCCGGCCGCCGCTCCCCGCTGCCTTCCGAGGTCAACCCCGAGGCGCCCTCGGGGCTGGACGCCATCTTCGACAAGATGACCCAGGACAAGAAGGAGCAGCGCTACCCGGACATCGACGCCATGCTGGAGGACCTCTACAAGGCCTTCCCGGAGCGCGAGTTCCTTGAGAAGGGGGACCTCGTGCTCTCCTCGGAGCCGCACGAGGCCTAG
- a CDS encoding Hsp20/alpha crystallin family protein codes for MQTRFNPFALRNGATVVSPLMRDFDFLFQDLAGPAARRGNSFAPPADIFETEAGLTLQVDLPGHDAKSIEVKVEQGVLTFRSERKAEPNAKENARRLERGFGVYTRSFSLPDTVDATRVEARYEHGVLTLTLPRKEESKPRVIEVKVQG; via the coding sequence ATGCAGACCCGTTTCAATCCGTTCGCGCTGCGCAATGGGGCCACCGTCGTGAGCCCCCTGATGAGGGACTTCGACTTCCTGTTCCAGGACCTGGCGGGCCCCGCGGCACGCCGCGGCAACAGCTTCGCGCCTCCCGCCGACATCTTCGAGACCGAGGCGGGGCTCACCTTGCAGGTCGACCTGCCGGGGCATGACGCGAAGTCCATCGAGGTGAAGGTGGAGCAGGGCGTGCTGACGTTCCGCTCCGAGCGCAAGGCGGAGCCCAACGCCAAGGAGAACGCCCGCCGGCTGGAGCGCGGGTTCGGGGTGTACACCCGCTCCTTCTCGCTTCCGGACACCGTGGACGCCACCCGGGTGGAGGCGCGCTACGAGCACGGCGTGCTCACCCTGACGCTGCCGCGCAAGGAAGAGTCCAAGCCCCGCGTCATCGAGGTGAAGGTGCAGG
- the nuoE gene encoding complex I 24 kDa subunit family protein: protein MAEPLFTPEEQKKFDAGISEILSHYPPDRKSAGMLPALRLLQELKGWCPPEGIRLVAKNLEVTPERAYEVASFYVMYHLKKPGKYTVDVCTNLSCSLRGAEKMLAYLEDKLGLKAGEANEKFTLRETECLASCGTAPCLQVNEDHHENLTKARVDELLAKLT from the coding sequence ATGGCGGAGCCCCTGTTCACCCCTGAAGAGCAGAAGAAGTTCGACGCGGGGATCTCAGAAATCCTCTCGCACTACCCGCCCGACCGGAAAAGCGCCGGCATGCTGCCCGCGCTCCGGCTCCTGCAGGAGCTGAAGGGCTGGTGTCCTCCCGAGGGCATCCGCCTGGTGGCCAAGAATCTGGAGGTCACCCCCGAGCGCGCCTATGAGGTGGCGAGCTTCTACGTCATGTACCACCTGAAGAAGCCAGGGAAGTACACCGTCGACGTGTGCACCAACCTCTCCTGCTCGCTGCGGGGCGCCGAGAAAATGCTCGCCTACCTGGAAGACAAGCTGGGCCTGAAGGCGGGCGAGGCCAACGAGAAGTTCACCCTGCGGGAGACCGAGTGTCTGGCGTCCTGCGGCACCGCGCCGTGCCTCCAGGTCAACGAAGACCACCACGAGAACCTGACGAAGGCCCGGGTGGACGAGCTGCTCGCCAAGCTCACCTGA
- a CDS encoding response regulator: MSAAGPHSDAQNPSGVDPEGYRVLIVEDNPHIIEMYAYVLKKLASGDLAGKVPLEVHFAPDGHHALTLLRERRFSLVMTDLYMPVMDGFALVERIRAEEALRNIPIIAISAGGKEAQDRAMQLGVDIFLRKPVRFVEVLETVKQLLRIGK; the protein is encoded by the coding sequence TTGAGTGCGGCAGGACCTCACAGCGACGCGCAGAACCCCTCGGGCGTCGATCCCGAGGGCTACCGTGTGCTCATCGTCGAGGACAATCCGCACATCATCGAGATGTACGCCTACGTCCTCAAGAAGCTGGCGAGCGGAGACCTGGCGGGCAAGGTGCCCCTGGAGGTCCACTTCGCTCCGGATGGGCACCATGCGCTGACCCTGCTGCGCGAGCGCCGCTTCAGCCTGGTGATGACGGACCTGTACATGCCGGTGATGGACGGGTTCGCGCTGGTGGAGCGCATCCGCGCCGAGGAAGCGCTGCGCAACATCCCCATCATCGCCATCTCCGCGGGCGGCAAGGAAGCCCAGGACCGGGCCATGCAACTGGGCGTGGACATCTTCCTGCGCAAGCCGGTGCGCTTCGTGGAAGTGCTGGAGACGGTGAAGCAGCTGCTGCGCATCGGGAAGTAG